In the Hordeum vulgare subsp. vulgare chromosome 7H, MorexV3_pseudomolecules_assembly, whole genome shotgun sequence genome, one interval contains:
- the LOC123412496 gene encoding fatty acyl-CoA reductase 1-like isoform X1 — protein MVMMDGSLDAEKIAGYFKGKSILITGATGFLGKILVEKILRVQPDVRRIYLLVRAIDAQSAKQRVQEEVTDTELFCLLKEKHGKGGFEVFVEEKIVPLAGDVIFENMGLDALRLEELAKEVDIIVNGAATTNFYERYDVALDVNVMGVKYLCQLAKKCANLKMLLHVSTAFAAGDREGLIMERPFKKGETLREGTYLDMDAELRLVGDVKKELELQDGGVGDKAKRERKGMKELGLERSRHFGWSNTYVFTKAMGEMLLGQLHGAIPVVILRPSIITSILRDPLPGWMQGTRTIDTIIIGYAKQNLSCFLADLELTMDVIPGDMVANAMMVAMVAHSEEQGAEVMYHATSSLRNPAPYGVLYESGRRHFYQNPRLSKDGQVIPTKEMHFFKTIASFHLYMLIKYKLPLEILHVVNLLLCGLFSHLYDDLTRKYKFVMHLVDVYGPFALFKGCFDDINLERLRLTVTKTSPEDDMFNFDPKTVDWNDYFYKIHIPGVLKYVLK, from the exons ATGGTGATGATGGATGGCAGCTTGGACGCAGAAAAGAtagcagggtatttcaagggcaaGAGCAtcctcatcaccggcgccaccggCTTCCTCGGAAAGA TTCTTGTGGAGAAGATACTCCGGGTGCAGCCAGACGTTAGGAGGATCTACCTGCTCGTGCGAGCCATCGACGCCCAGTCCGCCAAGCAACGCGTCCAAGAAGAG GTGACAGACACTGAGCTCTTCTGCCTTCTGAAAGAGAAGCACGGTAAGGGAGGTTTCGAGGTGTTTGTGGAGGAAAAGATTGTCCCTTTGGCCGGTGACGTCATCTTCGAGAACATGGGGCTGGATGCTCTCAGGTTGGAGGAGCTGGCCAAGGAGGTCGACATCATTGTCAATGGAGCTGCAACTACCAACTTTTATGAAAG ATATGACGTTGCGTTGGATGTGAATGTGATGGGGGTGAAATACCTGTGCCAGTTGGCCAAGAAGTGTGCCAATCTCAAGATGCTCCTCCATGTGTCTACCG CATTTGCAGCCGGCGACAGGGAAGGGCTGATCATGGAGAGGCCTTTCAAGAAGGGGGAGACCCTGAGGGAAGGCACCTACCTGGACATGGACGCGGAGCTGCGGCTGGTCGGCGACGTGAAGAAGGAGCTAGAGCTGCAGGACGGCGGCGTCGGCGACAAGGCCAAGAGGGAGCGGAAAGGCATGAAGGAGCTGGGGCTGGAGCGGTCCCGCCACTTCGGGTGGTCCAACACGTACGTGTTCACCAAGGCCATGGGCGAGATGCTGCTGGGGCAGCTCCACGGCGCCATCCCGGTGGTGATCCTGCGGCCCAGCATCATCACTAGCATCCTCAGGGACCCGCTGCCCGGGTGGATGCAGGGGACTCGGACCATCGACACCATCATCATCGGCTACGCCAAGCAGAACCTGTCGTGCTTCCTGGCGGACCTGGAGCTGACCATGGACGTGATCCCGGGGGACATGGTGGCCAACGCCATGATGGTGGCCATGGTGGCGCACTCGGAGGAGCAGGGCGCGGAGGTGATGTACCACGCCACCTCGTCGCTGCGCAACCCGGCCCCCTACGGCGTGCTCTACGAGTCCGGCCGCCGCCACTTCTACCAGAACCCCAGGCTGAGCAAGGACGGCCAGGTCATCCCCACCAAGGAGATGCACTTCTTCAAGACCATCGCCAGCTTCCATCTCTACATGCTCATCAAGTACAAGCTGCCACTTGAG ATCCTGCACGTGGTGAACCTGCTCCTCTGCGGCCTCTTCTCGCACCTCTACGACGACCTCACCCGGAAATACAAGTTCGTCATGCATCTCGTCGACGTCTACGGGCCCTTCGCCTTATTCAAAGGATG CTTCGACGACATCAACTTGGAGCGGCTCCGACTGACCGTGACCAAGACAAGCCCGGAGGACGACATGTTCAATTTCGATCCCAAGACCGTCGACTGGAACGACTACTTCTACAAGATCCACATACCGGGTGTCCTCAAGTATGTGCTCAAGTAA
- the LOC123412496 gene encoding fatty acyl-CoA reductase 1-like isoform X2, producing the protein MVMMDGSLDAEKIAGYFKGKSILITGATGFLGKILVEKILRVQPDVRRIYLLVRAIDAQSAKQRVQEEVTDTELFCLLKEKHGKGGFEVFVEEKIVPLAGDVIFENMGLDALRLEELAKEVDIIVNGAATTNFYERYDVALDVNVMGVKYLCQLAKKCANLKMLLHVSTAGDREGLIMERPFKKGETLREGTYLDMDAELRLVGDVKKELELQDGGVGDKAKRERKGMKELGLERSRHFGWSNTYVFTKAMGEMLLGQLHGAIPVVILRPSIITSILRDPLPGWMQGTRTIDTIIIGYAKQNLSCFLADLELTMDVIPGDMVANAMMVAMVAHSEEQGAEVMYHATSSLRNPAPYGVLYESGRRHFYQNPRLSKDGQVIPTKEMHFFKTIASFHLYMLIKYKLPLEILHVVNLLLCGLFSHLYDDLTRKYKFVMHLVDVYGPFALFKGCFDDINLERLRLTVTKTSPEDDMFNFDPKTVDWNDYFYKIHIPGVLKYVLK; encoded by the exons ATGGTGATGATGGATGGCAGCTTGGACGCAGAAAAGAtagcagggtatttcaagggcaaGAGCAtcctcatcaccggcgccaccggCTTCCTCGGAAAGA TTCTTGTGGAGAAGATACTCCGGGTGCAGCCAGACGTTAGGAGGATCTACCTGCTCGTGCGAGCCATCGACGCCCAGTCCGCCAAGCAACGCGTCCAAGAAGAG GTGACAGACACTGAGCTCTTCTGCCTTCTGAAAGAGAAGCACGGTAAGGGAGGTTTCGAGGTGTTTGTGGAGGAAAAGATTGTCCCTTTGGCCGGTGACGTCATCTTCGAGAACATGGGGCTGGATGCTCTCAGGTTGGAGGAGCTGGCCAAGGAGGTCGACATCATTGTCAATGGAGCTGCAACTACCAACTTTTATGAAAG ATATGACGTTGCGTTGGATGTGAATGTGATGGGGGTGAAATACCTGTGCCAGTTGGCCAAGAAGTGTGCCAATCTCAAGATGCTCCTCCATGTGTCTACCG CCGGCGACAGGGAAGGGCTGATCATGGAGAGGCCTTTCAAGAAGGGGGAGACCCTGAGGGAAGGCACCTACCTGGACATGGACGCGGAGCTGCGGCTGGTCGGCGACGTGAAGAAGGAGCTAGAGCTGCAGGACGGCGGCGTCGGCGACAAGGCCAAGAGGGAGCGGAAAGGCATGAAGGAGCTGGGGCTGGAGCGGTCCCGCCACTTCGGGTGGTCCAACACGTACGTGTTCACCAAGGCCATGGGCGAGATGCTGCTGGGGCAGCTCCACGGCGCCATCCCGGTGGTGATCCTGCGGCCCAGCATCATCACTAGCATCCTCAGGGACCCGCTGCCCGGGTGGATGCAGGGGACTCGGACCATCGACACCATCATCATCGGCTACGCCAAGCAGAACCTGTCGTGCTTCCTGGCGGACCTGGAGCTGACCATGGACGTGATCCCGGGGGACATGGTGGCCAACGCCATGATGGTGGCCATGGTGGCGCACTCGGAGGAGCAGGGCGCGGAGGTGATGTACCACGCCACCTCGTCGCTGCGCAACCCGGCCCCCTACGGCGTGCTCTACGAGTCCGGCCGCCGCCACTTCTACCAGAACCCCAGGCTGAGCAAGGACGGCCAGGTCATCCCCACCAAGGAGATGCACTTCTTCAAGACCATCGCCAGCTTCCATCTCTACATGCTCATCAAGTACAAGCTGCCACTTGAG ATCCTGCACGTGGTGAACCTGCTCCTCTGCGGCCTCTTCTCGCACCTCTACGACGACCTCACCCGGAAATACAAGTTCGTCATGCATCTCGTCGACGTCTACGGGCCCTTCGCCTTATTCAAAGGATG CTTCGACGACATCAACTTGGAGCGGCTCCGACTGACCGTGACCAAGACAAGCCCGGAGGACGACATGTTCAATTTCGATCCCAAGACCGTCGACTGGAACGACTACTTCTACAAGATCCACATACCGGGTGTCCTCAAGTATGTGCTCAAGTAA